The window TGATAAGCGGTTTGATGCGCTTCACATGCATTAAGCCAATCTTTAAATTCAGTGCGTTGGTCTGCATTAAAACCCAATTTTTCGAGTTCAATGTATTTGTTAGCTTGTGCTTGTATTGCGAGTGTTTGACGGTTCATTCTGCAGTTTCTCTTATTATTTTTTTAGTGCATCACGACACGCTAACATGGCAGTTGCTAGGTGTTTTTCCACCATGCTTACAGAAATTTCCATCTGCTCTGCAATTTGTGGCTGCGTTAAGTTTTTAAATTTATATAAAACAAAAGCTTGTTTTGTTTTGAGCGGTAAAGCATCGATGCAGCGCTGTAGTACTGCAAGCTGTTGCTGCGCTGTTACCACAGTTTCAGGCTCAAAATTAGCAGGGGCGACAAGCTCAAACTCATCTGGCTGCGCAACACTTTTACTGTTGCGATATTGGTCTATCACAATGTTTTTCGCGGCTCTAAAAAATAACGCTCGCGCATGTGTTTTATCTTGTTGAGGATAGTTTTGATTATGACTTAATAGACGGGTATACGCTTCTTGCACTATGTTTTGCGCTTTATCTTTACAGCCAACAGAACGCGCAATATAGCCCAACACCTCTGAATAATACCGTTCCACAATATGCTCGACAGAATTTAAAAGGTGCGCATGCTAGCACGCAACAACGCAATTGAAAACAATTCTTAGTTAGATTTAAATATTTCAGCAACTGTTCGTTTAAAAATCAGACAACGTTTTAGACTAAACATTAAAAGACCTATTTAACGAAGGGTTTAAGCAAAAAGTGTACACTGTAAGTTTAAATGCTTATGCCTTAGCTGGAATGTAAGCACCCACCAACACTAATTGACATGACATCGGTATTGATGGTTTTGTGAGCCATATTTTGCGCTCTGAGCAAAGTGGTTACTTTGTTGCCGTGCTTGCCAATGAGGAAGAATTTCCTTCTGGTGCTTTGGCTTTCAATATTATGATTTTAGTGGATAAAGACGAAATTAAGGCGGGCTGTGTTTTTAAAACATAGCCTTTTACGCTTTAAACTAGGGTCTGTTGATCTTTGCTCCGTTGCCTTAATTATTTTAATCACACCGTAAATATGTCTTAATACTCTCATAGCAGCTGTAATAAAAGGGATAGCATGTTTATTGGGGAATTTAGCAAACGGGTTGGCACTACCACCAAAACCATTCGTCATTATGAAGCAATAGGGTTATTACCCGAAGCAAAACGCCAAGGCCGTTATCGCGTGTATGACGAGCGCTACATTGAAACCGTAAAGCAAATTCGCTTGGCACAATCTCTTGGTTTTTCACTTAATCAAATAAAACAATTATGCCAAGGCGCAAATATTAATTACGGTTTGCCAAAACACGTATTATTAACCGCGCTAAGCGAGCGTGAAGCGCAGCTAAAAACACAAATCACCAAGTGCCAACAACAGCTCAACGACATAAAAAGCTTTAATCTCTTACTCGAAAATTCTAGCTGCGCTTAATTAACCGTTGACTTTGCCCTATAGGGCAAAGCGTACACTTGTGCTCGATG of the Pseudoalteromonas spongiae UST010723-006 genome contains:
- a CDS encoding RNA polymerase sigma factor, which gives rise to MERYYSEVLGYIARSVGCKDKAQNIVQEAYTRLLSHNQNYPQQDKTHARALFFRAAKNIVIDQYRNSKSVAQPDEFELVAPANFEPETVVTAQQQLAVLQRCIDALPLKTKQAFVLYKFKNLTQPQIAEQMEISVSMVEKHLATAMLACRDALKK
- a CDS encoding MerR family transcriptional regulator is translated as MFIGEFSKRVGTTTKTIRHYEAIGLLPEAKRQGRYRVYDERYIETVKQIRLAQSLGFSLNQIKQLCQGANINYGLPKHVLLTALSEREAQLKTQITKCQQQLNDIKSFNLLLENSSCA